A single genomic interval of Alteromonas sp. CI.11.F.A3 harbors:
- a CDS encoding PLP-dependent aminotransferase family protein yields the protein MTLYESLACELKAQIDRGLFEEGDKLPSVRQLSKEHHVSIATVQEAYRVLESQMYVEAKPKSGYFVSSNTTLNNTPKMTKPPQRPMDVSQWEDVLNMLLNTFNKDNGIETRCQFQHAMPNMTAKTLKPLTKRLHELTKNRPLDGMVYGDVKGDHNLRKQLSRLTAASGCRLQSDEFIVTSGCQEALSVCLRAVANAGDVIVVESPGFYGAMQAIKGANLKALEIPTDSETGLSLDALKLALDQWPVKAILVAPTVNNPQGFVMPDDKKKALYDMAREYDVAIIEDDIYGDIAYSYPRPRTVKSFDEDGRVLLCSSFSKTLAPGFRVGWIAPGSFRNKVLHAKYVSSSMCPTLPQLAIASYIEQGGYDKHIRAMRHYYLSAREALRSDIKRYFPYDTCVSYPQGGYVLWVELNAKYDAVKLADKAKEYGIYIAPGQLFSATGKYRNCLRFNFIDGTQEVRTQSIKLLGELIESLTQ from the coding sequence ATGACACTGTATGAGTCGCTTGCCTGTGAACTGAAAGCGCAAATAGATCGTGGGTTATTTGAGGAAGGAGATAAACTTCCCTCGGTAAGGCAACTGTCTAAAGAGCATCACGTTAGTATCGCTACAGTACAAGAGGCCTATCGGGTTTTAGAGTCTCAAATGTACGTTGAAGCGAAGCCTAAATCAGGCTATTTCGTTTCGTCAAATACCACATTGAATAACACGCCTAAAATGACCAAGCCGCCGCAACGGCCTATGGATGTGTCTCAGTGGGAAGATGTACTCAACATGTTGCTGAATACCTTTAACAAAGACAACGGTATTGAAACACGGTGCCAATTTCAGCACGCCATGCCTAATATGACCGCTAAAACACTAAAGCCACTCACAAAACGTTTGCATGAGTTAACGAAAAATCGGCCACTTGATGGCATGGTGTATGGCGATGTTAAAGGCGATCATAACCTAAGAAAGCAGCTTAGCCGTCTTACCGCTGCATCGGGTTGTAGGCTGCAGTCGGATGAATTTATTGTTACTTCAGGTTGCCAAGAAGCGTTATCAGTATGTCTTCGTGCGGTGGCCAATGCGGGTGATGTGATTGTGGTTGAATCTCCGGGTTTTTATGGTGCCATGCAAGCGATAAAAGGCGCGAATTTAAAAGCACTAGAAATACCTACCGACTCCGAAACTGGCTTGAGTTTAGATGCCCTAAAGCTGGCGCTAGATCAATGGCCGGTGAAAGCTATTCTAGTCGCCCCAACCGTCAATAATCCTCAGGGCTTTGTTATGCCCGATGATAAGAAAAAAGCGCTTTACGACATGGCCAGAGAATACGATGTTGCCATTATTGAGGATGATATTTACGGCGACATTGCCTATTCGTATCCGCGGCCAAGAACGGTTAAATCGTTTGATGAGGATGGCCGAGTATTGCTGTGTTCGTCATTTTCGAAAACCTTGGCACCAGGGTTTAGGGTAGGGTGGATAGCACCCGGAAGTTTCAGGAACAAAGTACTTCATGCAAAGTATGTTAGCAGTTCCATGTGCCCCACATTGCCTCAGTTAGCTATAGCAAGCTACATTGAACAAGGCGGTTACGATAAACACATACGGGCAATGCGACACTATTATTTAAGTGCAAGAGAGGCGCTTCGCTCTGATATTAAGCGCTATTTTCCATACGATACGTGCGTGAGTTACCCACAAGGCGGATACGTACTTTGGGTTGAACTAAATGCGAAATATGACGCGGTTAAACTGGCAGATAAAGCCAAAGAATATGGTATTTACATTGCGCCAGGGCAGCTTTTTTCGGCGACAGGGAAGTATCGAAATTGCTTACGCTTCAACTTTATTGACGGTAC